The DNA sequence TCTCAGGTAATCAGTTGGGCTCTGAAAAAGAAATCCCTTAAAACTGTATATAAGATTTGTGTCTAGGTATAGTTTGCAACCTTGATGCAGATGTGTGTTTGGATATAAGCCTGGAAATCATCAGGTCATTGGTTTAAAGTTTACATCAAACAACTTCAATACAGAGTACCTGAAAAACTTCTTTAATGTTTGCACTTTATTTAGCTCCCTCCCAGAAAGTGTACCTTTatgccatttgcatttttacacCTCAGAGTTTGTGGATCCGCTAAATCGTGAACGAGGTGATGTAGGAGTTTAAAATTGATACCACAGGTATATCTACTTATAATTTTGGATAAGTTCGAATTCTGGTGACCTTGATCTTAAGGTCAGAAGTcaacttttctgaaaatcttgtaaatACAATAATTCAAGAAGGAAGTCATCTAGGTTTATCAAATTTATACCATACTTGCATCTACTAGGAGGAGTAGCACTGGCAGCTGAAAATATTTTATAGCTTTGTATACATGTCGGTACTGATGATGATCAAATGTAATGTGAATGTCctttttatatctttttttcctgcttgtaAAACCCTTTCAACCTCCACATGTGATATTGGACTGTATAAAGAAATTGAGTGGAATTGAGCTGAATTATAGTTTAAATCAGAGAAATAATCTTGCATTGTTATCTTTAGATGGGTTTGGGTGGCCCAGGACAGCAGGCTCCACCACCGTACCCTGGTCAGGCTCAGATGGGACAACCTGCACTGCAGCAGCCATCCACCCCGGTGTTTGTGTCCCCCCCTGCCAAAAATCAGCGGGTGCTCCACTCTGAGGCTTACCTGAGATACATCGAGGGCCTTACAGCAGAATCCTCAACTGTTAGCAAGTGGGACCAAGCTCTCTCAGGTTAATTTTATACTTCAATAGTTAGTCATTCAGCCTACATAGAAAGGTAGTTACAGTAGTAGAAATATCTTCACATACTGCTCGTATTTCTTATCCATGAATACCAATATTTTGTTTAATTGTACTTTTTTCATATTCATCTTTGATTTAATGTCTTTGCAATTTCAGTTCAAAAACAAGATGTGCGTTTGACAAAAGAGCAAGAGAGCAGACTGCCGTCCCACTGGCTGAAGAGTAAGGGCGCCCACAAGACAATGGCAGATGCACTTTGGCGACTACGTGACCTAATGCTGCGGGATACCCTGAACATCCGTCAGATGCACAACCTGTAGCATGCTCATACTGCGAGCCTCTGTTCCGAAACCTGTGAGACAGGATGAGGGTTAAGCTCACTAAAAAAGTCTTTACTTTGTGTTatcataataaaaaagaaatgtttgcaTTCATACAAGCTGCTTTCTGTATTgatgctgttttctgttttacagtTTAAGTATGCTGTTCAAAGTGCATTATTGTTAATGACTGTCATTCTGTACTGAAGGATTTCACGCGTTCACAATTAAAATGTGAAGAGTTCAGCACGGCTGCGTTCCTTGACTGATTTggtatttgtttatgtttgaGGAGCATGACTTGAGAGGTCTACAGCAGCTGTCTGTATCCATTACATTTCAGTAACACATGCTGCACTCCTGCATTTTACACATTGCTCTGAATCATGTTTTCCTAATGGTCGTGTGGCTGAACTTATTCCAGACCTATTATTAGCCTAGAGAAAATGACTtccttttttctatttcttccaGTTGCCTTGCTTGGCCCTATTCTCTTGTATACTTTGTCTTCCCTGTTCTACTGTGCGGCcacttctttttcattttcaacatgATTAGGAGgttttttcttcctattttACCAAGTGTCACCTCCACCCAATGTTGTAGTACCTGTTTAGCCCCATGTGTGCCATTCCACCTCACCCATTACCAGTGTGCTGGTACCCAAATAAACTCAGTTACCCTCCCCCCACCCAGTCTTTGCAGTAAATCTGGTCGGTTCTTTGAACTAAAGTGATGCACACTTTGACTTAGACAGTCAGAAATagtataattctgatcatttatcagtacagaCACTTGTGAGACTCGTGAGAagtcgggtccgcgctttgtgtttacatctttgtgtgcagtccatttacctgctctcatttgctgttttagttgtttggtggtggttgaaaaagttttgtgagctttaacctgagattctgccatttctggcaaaatacatttatatttaaaaatcaattcaggatttaatgaatcgatattgtgttattcaaactaaaatcatttttttaaacccaccccTACATTTAATTTTTAGTAGATTTTTAGTAGGCACCTTTGAAAACATTCAAGGGCTCCTTACAAACAAATATGTCATATTTAGTTTGCATACTTGGATTATTCCAATGAATAATTAATATGCTAAATCCATACAGATTTTTCAATTTGGATATCATAGTAAGAGTTAATAAACCTCTATTAACAtctgtgaaatgaaatgaaactgaatttaaaaaaaaaaaacatagatgACATTTTGTACCCTAGGCAACCACCAAGATCCCAGTGCCTACAGACATTGAGTAACACTCAGAAAAATATGCTGGTAATTAGATAGTGTTAATAAATATCTGTAAAAGGTGGAGGCTCACCAGGACATACACAGCTCACAAGCTCCTGGGTCTGTCCACTCCTCTGTAGAAGGGTTTCTCTGAGAGGGGAAGGGCAGTGAGGCACAGCTCCCCGTTCCCCAACACCCCCTGCGAGGCCACCACTTCTTAGGGAAACCCTCTGCAGAGGAGTCATGAGAGCCAGGAAGTTGTGAGTTGTGTAAGTCTACTCAGGCATCATTCATACCTGCTCTGTAAGCAGTCCCTTTCAGAAGGAGGGGGCACTGAgagtttaaagtttttttttaatgtttatacaATGTCATTGAATATTTTAACTCCACTCGGTCCCGACAGATGGCCActccttcctgagcctggttctgtcggaggtttctccccgttaaaagggagtttttcctccccactgtcgccaagtgcttgctcattgggGAGACAAATGAGGCAAGTGCCAATAATTAGCCAAAAAATAAGCCAGGAGAGGCACTGAGCCAGGAGCTCATACTCCCTGGAGCTTTAAATACGGTGTCAAGTATGCTCGATGAGATGAATGCTGCAAATATTAAAGGCTGTCCCTCTCTCCAGTGACACAGTTGCAAGGCGCATATGTGATATTTCATGTGACACTGAAGAACAACTCATTGATGTGCTGAAGGACAGACTTTTTGCCCTACAAGTAGACTACAGACAGCAACAAAGACTGTCTGTTAATTGCTTATGTGCGCTTTGTCATGTCAGAGTCTCTGTGTGAGGATTTGCTTTTTTTGCAAGTATGTCTCAAGTAGAGTGACAGCTGATGAGCTCTTCAAGCTTTTTGACTGTTATCTTACAGAACATGACCTTCAATCGGACAACTGTGTGAGAATTTGCATGGATGGTGCACAAACTATGGCAGGGAAAAAGAAGGGGTTGCACGCACTTATCAAGAAAGTCTCACCAAATGCGCAATGGACACACTGCCTTGTACACAGAGAACCCCTCGCATCAAGGCAGATTAACCCCGAACTCAAAACTGTTTTAAGCAACGTTGTTGCCGTGGTGAATTTCATGAAAACAAGACCCCTCAGCGCACAACTGTTTACCGCACTTTGTGAAGACATTGGAGCTGAGCATGTAGCTGTTTTGTTTCACAGTGAGGTAAGGTGGCTTTAGCGAGGTAAAGTGTTGACACGAGTCTTTGAGCTCAGAGAGAAAATTCTGATGATTTCATAGGAGGAAGCCATGCATGAAGTTGCAAGCAAGTTTAATGATGAAGTCTTTCTGATGAAGCTGGCCTATCTCATCGATATATTTGAAAAGCTTAGTGATTTAAATCTTCAGCTTCAAGGTAGAGGCAAACATCCAGGCAGACAAAATCAGTGCATTCACTTGAAAACTTGAGATGTACAGCAGATGACTTGATGAACAAAATGTTGATTCCTTTGAGAATCTGATCAACTTTGCCGAACCCAGCGAGCTGGGAGCTAGCACAGTGATCTTGTGTTTTAAAGAACACATCTCTTCCCTGAGAGCATTTTTTCAGAAATTCTTCCCAAACAACAGTGCTCAGTATGCCTGGGGGAGAGATCCATTTAATGCATCTGTACCTGATGATTTTACTTCTGCTGAAGAAGACCAGCTCATCAAGATCACCTCTGACTCCACACTCAGGCTGAGGTTTGCAGCTCAGACACTAAGTGAATTCTGGCTGGTGTGGAGAGGGAGCATCCACTCATAGGACAGAGCTGTGGACATTCTGCTTCTGTTTGCCACGTCCTATCTCTGTGAGATGGGGTTTTCTGCTGTTGCCTCACTGAAAACAAAGCATAGAGCTAAGCTGAACATTAAACATGACTCGAGAGTGGAGGTATCAAGCCTGCAACCACGTTTTGAAAAGCTTTGCAGTGAAAAACAGGCACACTGCAGCTACTAAGAGTGAAAAGTATTAAGCTCTaactaaattatattttttcatcTCTGCTCGCAGGtttctggatttctttttttaataagactaaaactgaactttatttttgcatttctggTTCAGAAGTTCACATTCTGTTTAACTTGCTCCTTTTTTGTAGAAGTGGTGCAGACTAATGAAGCAGTCTAGTGACAAAAGTCACAAATAgttgtttgaaatgaaagttgttcatttaaaacaaaaattactGAAGAATTCATTGTGAATGAGTTTGCTATCTAAATAAAGATGCAGCTAGATTTTCTGTCATTCGTTTGTTTACATGGGGCGTGAAAACATTTCTTCCTGCCATGTGGGGAAtgatgtaaaaagtttgagaacaactgatctaaagtatgattaaagttcagcctgattaatataaatgtcactgacaattACTAAtattttggaaaaacaaaatatttaccactcagttgatgtctttcttttCAACAGCTCCTTTTCTAGACTTGTAAGAGTTTGATGTAATGCggggagtgctggtcccgaccctccaagacagtaagaagcaagctgATTtaatccttaatggctgtgcagcCATTATAACTTACAACACAGAAGGTCAATGTAGACCTCATACATCCAAATTAGACTAGCAcatataatattaaaaatacCATCTACTactgtgtctgaatgtgtggtATTGCCACTGTTTAGGCCTAAAGagatatgtgtttaaaaaaaaaaagaccacctAATTTAAATATAATCATTACATCCTTGTCAAAAGCTAACTTCTAATATATAACGTTTCTAATAAGCACAACGACCAAATAAAACATATGGCAGGGTTTATATGTAACATAGGCAACAGCAAAATGTTTCAACTGTGGAATTTAACTTATTCGTTTGGAAGGACAAGCTAAATTACTTTATTTTCAACTATAAAGCCAATTTAGACTTTAACCAATTAACAGGCCACTGATCTGATTTATGGCTTTGGACTTTTACAACAAAACTTGTatctaaacacatttttacaaaaaaaatactattattattgttgttgttgtttaaaatgtaattaaacagaaatgtttGTTAAATGTAAAAGCAGTTTGCTTCTGTTGCTAAAGAAAGggtagatttgacattaatagataccacagatgttcaaaagcaaccacaaagcattaaaataaatacaggagTTAAGAATATAAAGTTCATATGTTATAAAAGTTCATATGGATTGAAAACAAGCCCCCAGCCCTAACAGCTGCACCTTCCGAAAAAGCTTCGTCTGCGCTCTTATCAAGTAGCTGCTCACTTTtctatttcaaacaatcaacagaaaatttcacggAGAGATTTTTATATAAGGTTTTTAAAGCTGTGgggttaatttttaagtaacatgagccgaGAGGCAGCAGCGATGCTAGACTAACACTAACTAGCAAGTTTATAAACCTGCTGTTAAACTGAGAGAATGCACAAAatagtttgaataagagtaaataTTTACTCAGCAAACCAGTGTATCACGCAAAGAATCACAACAATGCCAACAATAATCTCTtgagctgaagcttctccaGCTGAACCCAGGTTTGCACAACACATTCCAGAAAAATATGTGGGCGCCATGAACATGCAGACTGATCTGTACGAGGGAGGAGGAAAGCAGTGGCATGGCATTTTCAAACCATTGTTTGATCCTTCCCACTGGGAAACAAAATTTCCaacttacttagtttttctaatttaagaCAACTCACACTGAATTGATCAGCTTTCTGTATAAAAAGTAGTGGTGACTTACTTAAACAATTTGATAAAAATCGTGTTCAGTCTACTTCATATTATGTTTGTGGCCTTGTTTTttgattccgattcacaaggtccaaTTCCATCCTAAATGCGACTCGATTCGATTCAGTTTTGactcagaaatattataattctgattcatttatcagtactgacacttgtgagacttcatcagtagtgtaagcatcacagcagatgcctttgtttcaaagtaactgaggataaaaagaagaaaaacatgaaggagattttcctggcctggtgACGAGCAAGCGAAtactgcagaaaacagagatttgaaaTGGGAAACTATTCTTGAAGtatactgagagagagagagagagggagagagagagagagctgtgcaggaagtgtgattttatcgtggtggaagcaaaacagcaaaagtaagaggggaTTAATGACGatatttatcaaatgtgaagcgtagttttgatcttcttttgctgctgattCAGTGAACTTTTGTtggagcatcagaatgaggctTCCACCCGACGGCATGTCTGTACGTGCCATCGAGTGACAGCCTACATCTCACTAATTCTGacgcgtcgggtccgcgctttgtgtttatatCTTTTTGCGGAATccgtttacctgctctcatttgttgttttagctgtttggtggttgttggaaTTCAGGCATTTCTGGCAtgatacatttatatttaaaaatagattcaggatttaattaaTCTATATTGCGTTATTCAAGCcaaaatggattttttttaaacccaccaCCTCAACAGGAGCATTGTAAATAACCGTTTAGCGCTGCTACACTTAAACCTAGACAAGGGGCGTGCCTTACGGCGTTTGCGTGACATCTGCGCTTGCGCAGTACTCTAACCGCGCAGTTCCTTTTGCTCAAGGTATTTGAAAGCTGGCTCGGGAAGCGGTACGTCTGTACGACTTGTGGTGGCTCTCCATCCCATCCTAAATTAAACTCACTATCACGGTAAGGCGTCCCACTGCTTTAACAGTTGTGGTATTCAGTGACAGTTAATTCGGTGTCTGACATTTGTTACGGTTCAATAACTTAAGAGGAAATTCATATTGTTCGGAAATTAGCTAACTTTATGGTTAGCAGCAAACACATTAGCAAGCTAGTGCTAACTGTAGCTGGATGACTTGGACAGGACCGGCTGCTGGATCAGTCTATTCACTGGAATCGAGATCCTGCTTTCCATCTTGCTTTGAATAggcttttttaatttctttttgctttgttcGGGACAGTGATGAAATGGTTTAATATAACGTAGACCTTGCATACTGTCCAATACATGCGAATCTGCGACGGCCATGTGCTTATATTAAAACTCGCAGGAGACTGGACAGCCTTTAGCCTGCTAGCTCAGACGCTACGCCGCATAAACCGATCTGGAGTCAGCAGCGGTGCCAAATTATGGCTACATTACCTCAATCTGGCATTGGCAGTCTATAGTGCTTAGCTGCTACCAGGCtaaaatgaatgcatgaatgatTTAGGCTAGCAGACACACTGTAAACTTAGGAGTTAAGAGTCAAGTTGGCTTGTTAGAGCAATAAAACGGCTTTCAATCAAACCAAGTCAAATTACGTATGCACATGTTaacttttatattattttgcTGGAAACAATGCACAGGTTTTAAGGCATTGCTAAAAATGTTGTAGATTTAGTTAGATCGTTACATGTTGTCCACCTATATGAGGTACTGCATTTAGTCTCTTGCAAcgcactttttgtttttcagtaatTTACTCTTTTAGTCTTTTTTCCACTCCCTTATAGTTTTGATCATGGAGCTGAATGATGCTAACCTACAGACCCTGACTGAGTTCCTAAGAAAAACCCTCGACCCAGATCCAACAGTCAGACGTCCTGGTAGTACACTCTAATGACAGCTTGCATATCAAAAAGGAGTTTACAatgaatgttgttgttgttcactTATTTATTGAGctatgaattatttatttacttcatTTACTCTAATACTtcctttacatttctttttttccctcccttacAGCTGAAAAGTTTCTTGAATCTGTAGAAGGAAACCAGAACTATCCACTGTTACTTCTCACGTTGCTGGAGAAGTCCCAGGATAACGTGATCCGCGTCTGTGCTGCTGTGACATtcaaaaattatataaaaagaAACTGGAGAATTGTGAGTCTTGCTGAATAACAGCCTGACTGAAAGTGTTTTTCTCTGCACATGTTTAATATCTTTGAATAGAAATACACTGTGTTATCATTGAACCCAGGTCCATCTGAAATTGTTAGAGTTCACTTTTGTTATCTGCTTGCTAAACTGAAAGAAACAGTCTCCTTTGTCTCTCCCATGCACATAAAATACCTCAGTGTTAGCAGTGTGGCATAAGCCCTTCAGCTTCGCAGTTCAGGGGTGGGGGCAGTTAAAAATGCATTGCCATTCATTTACACTGGCACGGCACTACATAGGCGGTGTATTCAGCACTTTAACAGCACAATATAAAGCTGATAGGTTGTAGTGATCTAGATTaagattttttcctctttattcCATTAAtaattgttttgattttgtcaTGTGTCTGCTGAGGTTCTCGAAAAGTATGTGTGTAATTCAATTTAACACCTGTGAGCAGGTTTGTTTATGCTGGCCTAATTCTGTGGTTTGTTTACTCACAGGTTGAAGATGAACCCAACAAAATCTCTGATCCTGACCGAACGGCAATAAAAGCAAACATTGTAAATTTGATGCTGAGCAGCCCGGAACAGATTCAGAAACAGGTGCGTCCCAACATGCCACTGTCCCTAAAAGGTGTACTTTAAAGCAAAGGAAGAATATCCATAAATTCACTCCTACTCATGTGTCCAATCTGTTTTCACAGTTAAGTGATGCCATCAGCATCATAGGACGTGAAGACTTTCCACAAAAATGGCCAGACCTTCTAACAGAGATGGTGACTCGCTTCAGAAGTGGAGATTTCCACATCATCAACGGTGTGCTGCGCACTGCACATTCACTCTTCAAGAGGTAGAACTCTCTTCacagtgattttaaaatcttttatgaatcatttttcataaaaaaattaatgtgtTCTgcaccttttcttctttttaaggtATCGCCATGAGTTCAAGTCAAATGAGCTTTGGTCTGAGATAAAACTGGTTCTGGACACATTTGCTCTACCTCTGACTGAACTATTCAAGGTTTGTTGTCGCAATTAAGCCAAATGTTATGTAACACCtaacaaaatgacatttttaaacaaggtTTAGGAATACATCTGTCTTTGTTGCAGGCCACAATCGAGCTGTGTCAAACTCATGCTACAGATGTCAATGCCTTGAAGGTCCTCTTCTCATCACTCACACTTATCGCCAAGCTTTTCTACAGTCTTAACTTTCAGGTCAGttctatgaaataaaaaaaaaaaaagaatttaatgTAGTTGTATAGTAATTATTGATAAATCAGGATAGTTACAACAAAGGTAGCACTACTATGTTGCCAGTAACATCTGGTTAGCTTCAGTCTGTTTAGGAATTTATTCATGTGCACTGTAAGTAAACTCTGCCGTGTCACACAGGACCTTCCAGAGTTTTTTGAAGACCATATGGAAACCTGGATGACCAATTTCCACGGCCTACTGACTTTGGATAATAAACTTTTACAAACAGATGTGAGTTATCTTCTCCTTTACTTTTACTGCAACACAGTTTAATCACTTATTGCAAAAGTGTTTTTGACATTTGTGTGCATCTCtcaggatgaggaggaggcaggtCTCCTGGAGCTGCTGAAGTCTCAGATCTGTGACAATGCGGCTCTTTATGCTCAGAAGTACGATGAGGAATTTCAGCCATACCTGCCACGCTTTGTTACTGCAATCTGGAACCTTCTAGTTTCTACTGGCCAGGAAGTCAAATATGACCTGGTGAGAACAGTGAGACCTGActgtgtttctgttatttttgaAGTTCACTTAGCCCATACTTACAGTTCACCTTGTCTTTGTTGCAGCTCGTAAGCAATGCTATCCAGTTCTTGGCATCGGTCTGTGAAAGGCCACACTATAAGCATCTGTTTGAGGACCAGAATACACTCACAAGCATTTGTGAGAAGGTCATTGTGCCCAACATGGAGTTCAGAAGTAAGCCATCAAATTACACCTGGAAGTGCTTAGAGATTCAGGGCGCTGCTTGCTTGGATACACACATGCTTATGTGCTGAGTGTCACTGACCAGATTGACATTTAATGTCGGATTAGGTGCGGATGAGGAGGCCTTTGAAGATAACTCAGAGGAGTACATCCGAAGAGACCTGGAGGGATCTGGTAAAAATGCATCACCATctcttaaattaaatttgaatgaaaaaagtttttacttaatttaaaattatcttaaaaacttaaaatgttttataaCATCTCATTATATCAGAATGCTTGATGATAATCCTATTTTGCCATCCTTTCTCAGACATCGACACTCGCCGTAGGGCTGCGTGTGATTTGGTGAGAGGACTTTGTAAGTTTTTTGAGGGACCAGTCACAGCAATCTTCTCTGGCTACGTGAACTCGATGCTGGCCGAGTACGCCAAGAACCCTCGGGAGAACTGGAAACACAAGGATGCTGCCATCTATTTGGTGACATCGCTGGCATCGAAAGCCCAGACACAAAAGGTGTGGTTGACATACGCACTCCAAAGTTATTGAATTTGATGTGTATCATATGTAACTGCTAAAACATTTGTGTTAAATGTGAAATTCTTTATACTTGTTTTATCTTATCCAAACAGCATGGAATAACACAAGCCAACGAGCTGGTGAATCTGACAGAGTTCTTTGTGAACCACATTCTCCCTGATTTAAAATCCCCCAATGGTAAGAAAACTGCTAATACTTCACATCTTAATGTGCCAATGCCTGTGCGATACAACAGTTTCTTCACATTTATTCCTCTGTAACCAGCTGGATGATAGAGATACTATTAATTTTGAGATCCTTAAGAGTTTTTATTGTGTAAATGTTCTGCCATTTACAAACGAAAAtgtgaattttcttcatgtcattttcattgtagTTAATGAGTTCCCAGTGCTGAAGGCTGATGCCATCAAGTATGTAATGATCTTCAGAAGTCAGGTATGACTTcctgcccccccacccccatgaCTAGCTcagtttcagaaaaaaaatccaatactGAGAGTGCTtctatcttcttctttttttttgtgtgtgtcttcagCTTCCTAAAGAGCAGCTG is a window from the Pelmatolapia mariae isolate MD_Pm_ZW linkage group LG5, Pm_UMD_F_2, whole genome shotgun sequence genome containing:
- the cse1l gene encoding exportin-2 translates to MELNDANLQTLTEFLRKTLDPDPTVRRPAEKFLESVEGNQNYPLLLLTLLEKSQDNVIRVCAAVTFKNYIKRNWRIVEDEPNKISDPDRTAIKANIVNLMLSSPEQIQKQLSDAISIIGREDFPQKWPDLLTEMVTRFRSGDFHIINGVLRTAHSLFKRYRHEFKSNELWSEIKLVLDTFALPLTELFKATIELCQTHATDVNALKVLFSSLTLIAKLFYSLNFQDLPEFFEDHMETWMTNFHGLLTLDNKLLQTDDEEEAGLLELLKSQICDNAALYAQKYDEEFQPYLPRFVTAIWNLLVSTGQEVKYDLLVSNAIQFLASVCERPHYKHLFEDQNTLTSICEKVIVPNMEFRSADEEAFEDNSEEYIRRDLEGSDIDTRRRAACDLVRGLCKFFEGPVTAIFSGYVNSMLAEYAKNPRENWKHKDAAIYLVTSLASKAQTQKHGITQANELVNLTEFFVNHILPDLKSPNVNEFPVLKADAIKYVMIFRSQLPKEQLLQAVPLLITHLQAESTVEHTYAAHALERLFTMRGPNNTTLITAAEMALFTEQLLNNLFKALAFPGSAENEYIMKAIMRSFSLLQESIVPYIPTLIGQLTHKLLQVSKNPSKPHFNHYLFESLCLSVRITCKANPATVSSFEEALFPVFTEILQNDVQEFLPYVFQVMSLLLEIHSNSIPASYMALFPHLLQPVLWERTGNIPPLVRLLQAYLEKGGETIARSAADKIPGLLGVFQKLIASKANDHQGFYLLNSIIEHMPPESLIQYRKQIFILLFQRLQSSKTTKFIKSFLVFVNLYCVKYGAIALQEIFDSIQPKMFGMVLEKIVIPEVQKVSGPVEKKICAVGIIKILTECPAMMDTEYTKLWTPLLQALIGFFELPEDDSIPDDEHFIDIEDTPGYQTAFSQLAFAGKKEHDPIGDAVGNPKILLAQSLHKLSTACPGRVPSMLSTSLNAEALQFLQGYLQAATVQLV